The proteins below are encoded in one region of Lactuca sativa cultivar Salinas chromosome 3, Lsat_Salinas_v11, whole genome shotgun sequence:
- the LOC111904663 gene encoding uncharacterized protein LOC111904663 isoform X2 encodes MKLRDMIADIKQRLRCVVSIGQVRRAKKWATELIEGKLIEHYARVWDYADELLRSNPGSTCKVSVTVNPDGKNYFHRFYIGFKALSDGWKLGCRRVIGLDGCFLKGQVKGELLTAIGRDANNQVYPIAWAVVDVENKPNWTWFIELLRDSVDLHDGRGLVVISDQHKGLVEAVKDILPNVEHRQCARHVYANFKKAYTGLEFKKLFWAASMSCVESDFMRHMETIKKLSPSAYEYLMSRQPKTWCRAYFDRGYACEAVENGISECFNSIIVDARKKPLITMLEEIRIYIMDRFSHMIEENVKWKSNVCPAILRKMQLFGKNMRLWVVVHSQGHVFEARRGCDSYMVDLDSRACSCRLWDLSGIPCVHANAVINYINQTPDVYIDGYFSKENFKKSYSSNIKPVNGSNLWSQTGFIKPLPPLARRMPGRPTTKRKRHASEQEGRFSSTRVFVPRTVRCGKCLEYGHNQKSCKNEKKPVVPLLPKKRGRPRKHPLLTEYDESLRASQSSQPPMQKNKSKKEASSSKVLKASRSKKEATEFDESLRASKSSQPLKKKNKSKKEASSSKVLKASRSKKEATSPHKEDVSATQKEVVDGIQIGEGDGIQNEDHGDSIEPGDHGDDIQIGEGGGIETGGHGDDIQTGDVNDVIVEDCHIVEEVEVVDVGKEDVLLPRVGLDLHKVLDEVEQGLDEILGEGSFQQQSETYDATQSDYEGNVEFNDGKADGVLVDKVKLDAEQIASMLEAGYSMEEIEGMEGVELELDDMLPVELDMEDVLDHPSDNDDEAVIDDVDGIVDGGGEQEEGGDDGHLGDDEGEQEERGDDEGPDDVPRLTRLRKPSERIILQKLKKTVLDKNGGGSSASNPVRLE; translated from the exons AGGTTGAGATGTGTAGTATCCATTGGGCAAGTCCGTAGGGCAAAAAAATGGGCCACTGAGTTGATTGAAGGAAAACTAATTGAACATTATGCTAGGGTATGGGATTATGCTGATGAATTATTAAGGTCCAACCCAGGTTCAACATGCAAAGTTAGTGTCACTGTCAATCCAGATGGGAAGAACTACTTCCACAGATTTTACATTGGTTTCAAAGCTTTAAGTGATGGATGGAAATTAGGGTGTAGAAGAGTAATTGGTTTGGATGGATGCTTCCTGAAAGGACAGGTGAAGGGTGAGTTGTTGACTGCCATTGGTAGAGATGCTAATAACCAGGTGTATCCTATAGCATGGGCTGTTGTTGATGTTGAAAACAAGCCTAACTGGACTTGGTTTATTGAGCTTCTTAGAGATAGTGTAGACCTTCATGATGGCAGAGGATTGGTGGTGATATCTGACCAACATAAG GGATTGGTTGAAGCTGTAAAAGATATACTCCCAAATGTTGAGCACAGGCAATGTGCCAGGCATGTTTATGCCAATTTCAAGAAAGCATACACAGGGTTGGAGTTCAAGAAATTATTTTGGGCTGCATCAATGAGTTGTGTAGAAAGTGACTTTATGAGGCACATGGAAACCATCAAGAAGTTGAGCCCATCTGCATATGAGTACTTGATGTCAAGACAACCAAAAACATGGTGTAGAGCTTACTTTGATAGGGGTTATGCGTGTGAAGCAGTTGAGAATGGAATCTCTGAGTGTTTCAACTCAATCATTGTTGATGCTAGGAAAAAACCCCTTATCACAATGCTTGAGGAGATCAGGATATATATAATGGACAGGTTTTCCCACATGATAGAGGAAAAtgttaaatggaaatcaaatgtTTGTCCTGCTATACTTAGGAAAATGCAGTTGTTTGGGAAAAATATGAG GTTATGGGTTGTAGTTCATAGTCAAGGACATGTTTTTGAAGCTAGAAGAGGATGTGACAGCTATATGGTGGACTTGGACAGCAGGGCTTGCAGTTGCAGATTATGGGATTTGTCTGGGATCCCATGTGTACATGCAAATGCTGTCATCAACTACATCAATCAAACACCAGATGTATATATTGATGGGTACTTTTCAaaggaaaattttaaaaagtcTTACTCCTCTAATATAAAACCAGTGAATGGGAGTAATCTTTGGAGCCAAACTGGATTCATAAAGCCATTGCCTCCTTTGGCTAGGAGAATGCCAGGTAGGCCTACTACCAAAAGGAAGAGGCATGCTAGTGAGCAAGAGGGGAGGTTTTCATCAACAAGGGTATTTGTACCAAGAACAGTAAGATGTGGGAAATGCTTAGAGTATGGCCATAATCAAAAAAGTTGTAAGAATGAGAAAAAACCAGTAGTACCCTTGCTACCAAAGAAAAGAGGCAGACCAAGGAAACATCCATTGTTAACTGAATATGATGAGTCATTAAGAGCTTCTCAATCCAGTCAGCCTCCAATGCAGAAAAACAAGTCAAAGAAAGAAGCATCAAGTTCCAAGGTTTTAAAAGCCTCAAGGTCCAAAAAAGAAGCAACTGAATTTGATGAATCATTAAGAGCTTCTAAATCCAGTCAGCCTCTAAAGAAGAAAAACAAGTCAAAGAAAGAAGCATCAAGTTCCAAGGTTTTAAAAGCATCAAGGTCCAAAAAAGAGGCTACTTCACCTCATAAAGAAGATGTTTCTGCAACTCAAAAAGAAGTTGTTGATGGTATTCAGATTGGGGAAGGTGATGGAATTCAGAATGAGGATCATGGTGATAGTATTGAGCCTGGGGATCATGGTGATGATATTCAGATTGGGGAAG GTGGTGGTATTGAGACTGGGGGTCATGGTGATGATATTCAGACTGGGGATGTTAATGATGTTATTGTTGAAGATTGTCATATTGTTGAAGAAGTAGAAGTGGTTGATGTTGGAAAAGAAGATGTTTTGCTTCCAAGGGTTGGTTTAGATCTACACAAAGTGCTTGATGAGGTTGAGCAGGGGCTGGACGAAATATTAGGGGAGGGTAGTTTTCAACAACAATCAGAAACCTATGATGCTACTCAATCAGATTATGAGGGTAATGTTGAGTTTAATGATGGAAAAGCTGATGGTGTCCTTGTAGATAAGGTAAAACTGGATGCTGAACAGATTGCATCGATGTTGGAAGCAGGATATAGCATGGAAGAAATTGAAGGTATGGAAGGGGTAGAACTGGAACTGGATGACATGCTACCTGTTGAGCTG GATATGGAAGATGTATTGGATCATCCTTCTGATAATGATGATGAGGCTGTTATTGATGATGTTGATGGTATtgttgatggtggtggtgaacaAGAAGAAGGAGGTGATGATGGTCACTTGGGTGATGATGAAGGTGAACAAGAAGAAAGAGGTGATGATGAAGGTCCTGATGATGTCCCTAGATTGACAAGGTTGAGAAAACCCTCTGAAAGGATCATTTTGCAGAAGTTGAAGAAGACAGTGCTTGACAAAAATGGAGGTGGTTCATCTGCTAGCAATCCAGTTAGGTTGGAGTAG
- the LOC111904663 gene encoding uncharacterized protein LOC111904663 isoform X1 encodes MKLRDMIADIKQRLRCVVSIGQVRRAKKWATELIEGKLIEHYARVWDYADELLRSNPGSTCKVSVTVNPDGKNYFHRFYIGFKALSDGWKLGCRRVIGLDGCFLKGQVKGELLTAIGRDANNQVYPIAWAVVDVENKPNWTWFIELLRDSVDLHDGRGLVVISDQHKGLVEAVKDILPNVEHRQCARHVYANFKKAYTGLEFKKLFWAASMSCVESDFMRHMETIKKLSPSAYEYLMSRQPKTWCRAYFDRGYACEAVENGISECFNSIIVDARKKPLITMLEEIRIYIMDRFSHMIEENVKWKSNVCPAILRKMQLFGKNMRLWVVVHSQGHVFEARRGCDSYMVDLDSRACSCRLWDLSGIPCVHANAVINYINQTPDVYIDGYFSKENFKKSYSSNIKPVNGSNLWSQTGFIKPLPPLARRMPGRPTTKRKRHASEQEGRFSSTRVFVPRTVRCGKCLEYGHNQKSCKNEKKPVVPLLPKKRGRPRKHPLLTEYDESLRASQSSQPPMQKNKSKKEASSSKVLKASRSKKEATEFDESLRASKSSQPLKKKNKSKKEASSSKVLKASRSKKEATSPHKEDVSATQKEVVDGIQIGEGDGIQNEDHGDSIEPGDHGDDIQIGEGGGIETGGHGDDIQIGEGGGIETGGHGDDIQTGDVNDVIVEDCHIVEEVEVVDVGKEDVLLPRVGLDLHKVLDEVEQGLDEILGEGSFQQQSETYDATQSDYEGNVEFNDGKADGVLVDKVKLDAEQIASMLEAGYSMEEIEGMEGVELELDDMLPVELDMEDVLDHPSDNDDEAVIDDVDGIVDGGGEQEEGGDDGHLGDDEGEQEERGDDEGPDDVPRLTRLRKPSERIILQKLKKTVLDKNGGGSSASNPVRLE; translated from the exons AGGTTGAGATGTGTAGTATCCATTGGGCAAGTCCGTAGGGCAAAAAAATGGGCCACTGAGTTGATTGAAGGAAAACTAATTGAACATTATGCTAGGGTATGGGATTATGCTGATGAATTATTAAGGTCCAACCCAGGTTCAACATGCAAAGTTAGTGTCACTGTCAATCCAGATGGGAAGAACTACTTCCACAGATTTTACATTGGTTTCAAAGCTTTAAGTGATGGATGGAAATTAGGGTGTAGAAGAGTAATTGGTTTGGATGGATGCTTCCTGAAAGGACAGGTGAAGGGTGAGTTGTTGACTGCCATTGGTAGAGATGCTAATAACCAGGTGTATCCTATAGCATGGGCTGTTGTTGATGTTGAAAACAAGCCTAACTGGACTTGGTTTATTGAGCTTCTTAGAGATAGTGTAGACCTTCATGATGGCAGAGGATTGGTGGTGATATCTGACCAACATAAG GGATTGGTTGAAGCTGTAAAAGATATACTCCCAAATGTTGAGCACAGGCAATGTGCCAGGCATGTTTATGCCAATTTCAAGAAAGCATACACAGGGTTGGAGTTCAAGAAATTATTTTGGGCTGCATCAATGAGTTGTGTAGAAAGTGACTTTATGAGGCACATGGAAACCATCAAGAAGTTGAGCCCATCTGCATATGAGTACTTGATGTCAAGACAACCAAAAACATGGTGTAGAGCTTACTTTGATAGGGGTTATGCGTGTGAAGCAGTTGAGAATGGAATCTCTGAGTGTTTCAACTCAATCATTGTTGATGCTAGGAAAAAACCCCTTATCACAATGCTTGAGGAGATCAGGATATATATAATGGACAGGTTTTCCCACATGATAGAGGAAAAtgttaaatggaaatcaaatgtTTGTCCTGCTATACTTAGGAAAATGCAGTTGTTTGGGAAAAATATGAG GTTATGGGTTGTAGTTCATAGTCAAGGACATGTTTTTGAAGCTAGAAGAGGATGTGACAGCTATATGGTGGACTTGGACAGCAGGGCTTGCAGTTGCAGATTATGGGATTTGTCTGGGATCCCATGTGTACATGCAAATGCTGTCATCAACTACATCAATCAAACACCAGATGTATATATTGATGGGTACTTTTCAaaggaaaattttaaaaagtcTTACTCCTCTAATATAAAACCAGTGAATGGGAGTAATCTTTGGAGCCAAACTGGATTCATAAAGCCATTGCCTCCTTTGGCTAGGAGAATGCCAGGTAGGCCTACTACCAAAAGGAAGAGGCATGCTAGTGAGCAAGAGGGGAGGTTTTCATCAACAAGGGTATTTGTACCAAGAACAGTAAGATGTGGGAAATGCTTAGAGTATGGCCATAATCAAAAAAGTTGTAAGAATGAGAAAAAACCAGTAGTACCCTTGCTACCAAAGAAAAGAGGCAGACCAAGGAAACATCCATTGTTAACTGAATATGATGAGTCATTAAGAGCTTCTCAATCCAGTCAGCCTCCAATGCAGAAAAACAAGTCAAAGAAAGAAGCATCAAGTTCCAAGGTTTTAAAAGCCTCAAGGTCCAAAAAAGAAGCAACTGAATTTGATGAATCATTAAGAGCTTCTAAATCCAGTCAGCCTCTAAAGAAGAAAAACAAGTCAAAGAAAGAAGCATCAAGTTCCAAGGTTTTAAAAGCATCAAGGTCCAAAAAAGAGGCTACTTCACCTCATAAAGAAGATGTTTCTGCAACTCAAAAAGAAGTTGTTGATGGTATTCAGATTGGGGAAGGTGATGGAATTCAGAATGAGGATCATGGTGATAGTATTGAGCCTGGGGATCATGGTGATGATATTCAGATTGGGGAAGGTGGTGGTATTGAGACTGGGGGTCATGGTGATGATATTCAGATTGGGGAAGGTGGTGGTATTGAGACTGGGGGTCATGGTGATGATATTCAGACTGGGGATGTTAATGATGTTATTGTTGAAGATTGTCATATTGTTGAAGAAGTAGAAGTGGTTGATGTTGGAAAAGAAGATGTTTTGCTTCCAAGGGTTGGTTTAGATCTACACAAAGTGCTTGATGAGGTTGAGCAGGGGCTGGACGAAATATTAGGGGAGGGTAGTTTTCAACAACAATCAGAAACCTATGATGCTACTCAATCAGATTATGAGGGTAATGTTGAGTTTAATGATGGAAAAGCTGATGGTGTCCTTGTAGATAAGGTAAAACTGGATGCTGAACAGATTGCATCGATGTTGGAAGCAGGATATAGCATGGAAGAAATTGAAGGTATGGAAGGGGTAGAACTGGAACTGGATGACATGCTACCTGTTGAGCTG GATATGGAAGATGTATTGGATCATCCTTCTGATAATGATGATGAGGCTGTTATTGATGATGTTGATGGTATtgttgatggtggtggtgaacaAGAAGAAGGAGGTGATGATGGTCACTTGGGTGATGATGAAGGTGAACAAGAAGAAAGAGGTGATGATGAAGGTCCTGATGATGTCCCTAGATTGACAAGGTTGAGAAAACCCTCTGAAAGGATCATTTTGCAGAAGTTGAAGAAGACAGTGCTTGACAAAAATGGAGGTGGTTCATCTGCTAGCAATCCAGTTAGGTTGGAGTAG